In Thiovulum sp. ES, the genomic stretch CCGTCAGTCGTTACAACAAGTTTTGCTTCTGCATCAATAATTCGGTCTCGGAGTGCATCAGCAGAGAAACCACCAAATACAACAGAGTGAATTGCCCCAATTCTTGCAACTGCTAACATCATCACAGCAGTTTCAGGAATCATCGGCATATAAATTACGACTCGGTCGCCTTTTTGAATTCCAAATTTATTTTTTAATAGGTTTGCAGTTTTATTTACTTCGTAGTAGAGTTCTCGATATGTAATAACTTTTTGATCTCCGAGTTCTCCCTCGAAAATAATTGCAGCTTTATTTTTTCTTGTCTCTAAGTGTCGGTCAATACACTGATAGGAAACATTTAATTTTCCGTTTTTGAACCATTTATAAAACGGTGCATCGCCTTCATCAAGAACCTCATCGAACGGTTCAAACCAAGTGATTTTTTCTTTAGCTAAATCACCCCAAAATTTTTCATAATCATTATTTGCATCTGCGACCATGTTTTCATATTCACAGATATTTTTAACCCTAGCTTTTTTTGCCTCGTCTCTGTTCGGTTGATACAGCTTTTCCATTTTCAAAGTTCCTAATAATTTAGTTACAAGCGAAATATATCATTTTTTTCACTCTTAAAAAAATAGACTTTGCTAATGAGTTTCATTATTTTAAATAATCTGCAATTCCCAAATTTCCCCGTGATAGAGCAATATCAAAAGCTGTTAAATTATGTTTTGTTTTTGCATTTTTATCCGCTCCAATATTCAGTAAAAATTTCACGATTTCTAAATTATTTGAGAAAGATGCTTGATGAAGTGGAGTAACTCCTTCACTATTTTCATGTTCAAAATCTGCACCATTTAAAAGCAATAACTTGGCAATTTTGTTTCTTTTTTGAGAAATCGCATAAGTTAAAGGTGTTCGATCTCGATTATCTTCACAATCAACTTCAGCCCCCCGTTTCACTAAAAATTCGACAAGTTCCAAATTTCTCATTTTTACCGCAAGATGCAATGGTGTTAATCCTGCTTCTGTCGTCTCTTCAATTTTTGAAATATTATTTTCTAAAATTTGAGAAAGTGTTTCTCTGTTTTCTTCATAAATTGCACGATGAATCTCTTTCCAATTTCCACCAGAAAGTAAAATTGGTAGGAGTATAAATAATATTTTCATTTTTAGCCTTTTTCACAATATTATCGTTTCTAGGAAAAAAATGGAATTTTTATTTTAAAATCTCTATAAGCATTCTTAAAGTAGAATCTTTAAATTAAATGTAAAATATTTATTAATTTTAAATTTGTTCCGAATTGAAAATATTGGTTTTTGGGTTATGAATTAGCCTTTTTCCATTCTGTGAAGTTTAGAAAAATAAAAAGCCTTTCGAGTTCCGTAAGCATTTGCGATAAGGTTAGTTAGGAAGCCTCCACTTTAAATCTAATCTAAGTGGTGGATATTTCACGAGATAATACTAGGATTTTTTTCCAATCAAATTTATCTGGAGAGTTTTATGACAATCGAAGAAAAAAAAATCACTGAACTTGAAGAAGAACTTAAGTTTTACAGAGAGGCTTTAGGGACTTATATTGGAAAGCCTTTTGCACTTTTCAAAAATTCTCAACTAGCCTATCTATCAGAAGAAGCTGAAGATAAAAGGCTTGACAAATATCAAAGTCTTATGCTTTCAGGGACTCAAGAAATTTTAGGCGATACTTTTACCGCTGTTGTTTCTGAAAAGAGAGTCAAAAGATCAGAAGGTTTCAAACTTTTTGAAGTAGATATTAAAAACGACGTCTATAATCAAGAAGAGGGTCCAATGAGTGACGAAGAGAGATTTAAAAGAATTAAAGATATTCGACAGGATATTATTTTTGAAGCTCTCTCAGATGCACAAAAACTTCTTGATAATCTTCTTGGTGATATGCAATTCCTTGTTGAAGAATCTCAAGGAACTGCCGACAGCTCTGCTGAGGGAATGAAAAATATTGAAAGTATCTATAAAGATACAGCACATCTTTCTGAAAATGTTAAAGAGAGTGTTGCTGTTATGGATAAATTAAATAATAGCAGTCTCTCTATTCAAGAAGTTCTTGCCCTTATTGATGATGTTGCAGATCAGACAAATCTTCTTGCACTTAATGCTGCAATTGAAGCAGCTCGGGCTGGTGAGCATGGTCGAGGATTCTCTGTTGTTGCTGAGCAGATTCGAGGACTTGCCGAAAAAACACAAAAAGCAACTCAAGATATTGGTGATGTTATTGGTGTTATGACAATGGATATTGATAAATCTCGAAGAAAAACAAACTCTATTAATGATTTGGTTCAAACAATTCAACATGATGTTACAAATGTCAGAAACCTCATCATTCAATTTAAAGGGAACTCTTCGAGAACTTCTTTCAAAGTTAAAGATATTTCTTACAATATTTTCTCTGAACTTGCCAAGTTTGACCATGTTATTTTCAAAAATAATCTTTATACTTATTTTCTTAAAGAGTCTCAAGGATTCTCAGCAGGAGATCACTTTAGTTGCCGACTTGGAAAATGGTACTACCATGGAACTGGTCGAGATACTTTTGTGGATACAGAATCATTCAAACATCTTGAACTTCCACATGCTACTGTTCATAAAGAGGCACATACGGTTGTTGAACTTATGGAGAAAGATACAATTTCTCTTGATGAAGCTCTTATTCACTTTATGAATATTGAAGAAGCAAGTAAAGATGTTTTCAGAATTCTTGATGAAATCGTAAAAGAGAAATCAAGTATGACCGTTGGTGATGCCGTTGATATTCTTTTTTCAGTTGATACTGCTCCAAGAGTTAAAAAGAAAAAAGTTAAAAGCGGTGCGAAAGGTTTCGTATAGAATCAAGCTTATGCTAAAATAGTTTAAGCAAATTTGTGAGAAAAATTTCTCACAAAAAAATAGAATTAAAAGGATTTTTTTGAAAAAAGTTGCAATTGTTGATGATGAATTAGAAATACTTAATATGTTAGAGAGACTCTTGAATAGAGAAAAAAATATCGAAGTTAGAGTTTTTAGTAATCCTGAAAATGCAATCGAAGAAGTTAAAGATGGTATTTTTGACTTGGTAATGCTCGATATTATGATGCCTCAAATGAATGGAATTGAATTTTTAAAAGCTATGAGAACGAAAAATCATAAAACAAAAGTTATTATGATGACTGCTCACTCTACACTTGATAGGGTTTTAAACTCTCACCAGAGCGGAGCAGATGACTATATTTTAAAACCTTTTAAAAGTCTTCCAAAAATTCTTGACAAAGTTAGAGAAACTCTAGCTTAACATCAAACTTAAAACCAGTTAGAAAACTGGTTTCCCACTAATTTTTCAGAGAACAGCTCTTGTGAAAAAAATCTAAAAAACTATCTTTTATACTCATATTTTGAATATTTTGATGCCCAACTTCAGAAAACTCTTTTCTCAATTTCTCATTTTCAATAAGTTCGGAAATTTTTTCGATCCACATATCTTTTTCAATTGGCAAAACAAAGGCACTTTGCCCATTTTTAACAACAGTTTTTGGACCTCCGATGTTTGAAACAATTGCAGGTAATCCAGAGGACTGAGCCTCCATAACACTTTGTCCAAGTGTGTCGTTAATAGATGGAAAAAGAAAGAAATCGGAAGATGCATAAATTTTAGAAAGTTCTTCGCCACCACGATAGCCTAAAAAGTGAATTCCAAATTCCGACAAATCTCCAAATTTCTCTTTTCCATCACCAACAACAATTAGCGATGAGGTTTTGTCTCCGCTTCTTTTTTTAAACTCTTTCCAAATTTCTAAGAGAAAAGGGAAATTCTTTTCTGGAGTGAGACGACCAACATAAAGAGCTTTGATAGAATTTTTTTGAATTTGTAATCTTTTCCAAATGACCTCATCGGCAAATTTTGTGTGAAAAGAGTTTGTGTCAATTCCAGCTTTTAAAACATAAATTTTCTCTTTTGAAACTCCAATACTTTCAGAAATATGCGGAATATAACTTTCAGAACGAGAAAAAACTGCGGTGAAATCTTTGTAGAAATTTTTTAAAACTTTTTTAGTAATCCACCGAAGCAGAGAACTTTTTGTATTGTCGTAAATAAATTCTGGAAAATCGGTATGATAGACTCCCGCCATTGGAATTCCAAATTTTTTTGCAATTTTCCGACCAGAAAATCCAACTAATCCAGGTGTTGAAATGTGGATGAGGTCGGGCTTAAATTCCCGAACTATTTTTTCAAACTCTTTTTTTCTCGGAATTACTAAATCAAGTTCTTTGTAAAAAGGCATCTCTATTTTAAATAGTGGTTTTGTGTTGAAAAATAGAGAGTCGTCGCATCGAGTTTTTGTTGTTGATGTTACAACTCGAAAATCTACTTTTAAGTCTTTTGAGAGTTGTGAATAGTTTTGGAGAAATCTCGAGACTCCATTTGCATCACAAACCGTGTCCGAAAAAAGTAGAATGCGACAATTCACTAATCAAGTCTCATGACAAAACTTTTTGGCTCTTTCGCCTCAAATGAGTATCCTAAAAGTTCGGTTTTTTTTGAGTGCAACATAAGTCTTTCATACTCTTTTCCGCCGTAAATTCTATCCCCTAAAATTGGGTATCCCGCAGATTGTAAATGGACACGAATCTGATGAGTCCGTCCAGTCTCAATTAGAACTTTTACTTTGCTGTATTTTCCGTGAATTGAAATTGGTTCAACTTTTGTAATTGCCTCTTCTCCATTTTTAGAAACAGAAACAACGGCACGACCGCCTCGACGATCTTTTTTTAATCGCTTATCAATTTCAAAAGGCTCGGCGATTCGACCAGAAACTACCGCAACATACTCTTTATAAACATCTCGTTTTTTAAAAGTCTCAATCACTTTTTTCTGATACTCTTTGTTTCGACTAAGTAAAAGAATTCCGCTTGTGTCTCGATCAAGTCGATTTAGTAAAAAAGCATCTTTTACTTTTTTTTCCGCCTCTTCTGATTCCATAAAAACGGGTTTATTTACCGCAATTATGTTTTCGTCTTCAAAAATAAATTGTAATTTCTCAACTCGTTGCACCTTAAAACGGCTAGTTTTTGGAACTTCTGCTCTTGCAATTGCAACTCGTCGCCCTTGTAAAAAGACAACTCCATTGTCAATCAATTTTTTTGCTTCGTTATTTGATATTTTTTCTTGTTCTGCTAAAACTTTATATGCTTTTTCATTTGCCATCTATTCGCTACATTCTTCCATTGGGTTTAAAATTTGTGTTCCGTCGAAAATTCTCGTTTCGATTCCGTATGCTTTTGAGTATA encodes the following:
- a CDS encoding ankyrin repeat-containing protein (PFAM: Ankyrin repeat); the encoded protein is MKILFILLPILLSGGNWKEIHRAIYEENRETLSQILENNISKIEETTEAGLTPLHLAVKMRNLELVEFLVKRGAEVDCEDNRDRTPLTYAISQKRNKIAKLLLLNGADFEHENSEGVTPLHQASFSNNLEIVKFLLNIGADKNAKTKHNLTAFDIALSRGNLGIADYLK
- a CDS encoding Methyl-accepting chemotaxis protein Mcp9 (PFAM: Methyl-accepting chemotaxis protein (MCP) signaling domain); this encodes MTIEEKKITELEEELKFYREALGTYIGKPFALFKNSQLAYLSEEAEDKRLDKYQSLMLSGTQEILGDTFTAVVSEKRVKRSEGFKLFEVDIKNDVYNQEEGPMSDEERFKRIKDIRQDIIFEALSDAQKLLDNLLGDMQFLVEESQGTADSSAEGMKNIESIYKDTAHLSENVKESVAVMDKLNNSSLSIQEVLALIDDVADQTNLLALNAAIEAARAGEHGRGFSVVAEQIRGLAEKTQKATQDIGDVIGVMTMDIDKSRRKTNSINDLVQTIQHDVTNVRNLIIQFKGNSSRTSFKVKDISYNIFSELAKFDHVIFKNNLYTYFLKESQGFSAGDHFSCRLGKWYYHGTGRDTFVDTESFKHLELPHATVHKEAHTVVELMEKDTISLDEALIHFMNIEEASKDVFRILDEIVKEKSSMTVGDAVDILFSVDTAPRVKKKKVKSGAKGFV
- a CDS encoding response regulator with CheY-like receiver, AAA-type ATPase, and DNA-binding domains (PFAM: Response regulator receiver domain), which codes for MKKVAIVDDELEILNMLERLLNREKNIEVRVFSNPENAIEEVKDGIFDLVMLDIMMPQMNGIEFLKAMRTKNHKTKVIMMTAHSTLDRVLNSHQSGADDYILKPFKSLPKILDKVRETLA
- a CDS encoding glycosyltransferase (PFAM: Glycosyl transferases group 1), producing the protein MNCRILLFSDTVCDANGVSRFLQNYSQLSKDLKVDFRVVTSTTKTRCDDSLFFNTKPLFKIEMPFYKELDLVIPRKKEFEKIVREFKPDLIHISTPGLVGFSGRKIAKKFGIPMAGVYHTDFPEFIYDNTKSSLLRWITKKVLKNFYKDFTAVFSRSESYIPHISESIGVSKEKIYVLKAGIDTNSFHTKFADEVIWKRLQIQKNSIKALYVGRLTPEKNFPFLLEIWKEFKKRSGDKTSSLIVVGDGKEKFGDLSEFGIHFLGYRGGEELSKIYASSDFFLFPSINDTLGQSVMEAQSSGLPAIVSNIGGPKTVVKNGQSAFVLPIEKDMWIEKISELIENEKLRKEFSEVGHQNIQNMSIKDSFLDFFHKSCSLKN
- a CDS encoding 23S RNA-specific pseudouridylate synthase (PFAM: RNA pseudouridylate synthase), which gives rise to MANEKAYKVLAEQEKISNNEAKKLIDNGVVFLQGRRVAIARAEVPKTSRFKVQRVEKLQFIFEDENIIAVNKPVFMESEEAEKKVKDAFLLNRLDRDTSGILLLSRNKEYQKKVIETFKKRDVYKEYVAVVSGRIAEPFEIDKRLKKDRRGGRAVVSVSKNGEEAITKVEPISIHGKYSKVKVLIETGRTHQIRVHLQSAGYPILGDRIYGGKEYERLMLHSKKTELLGYSFEAKEPKSFVMRLD